A part of Bartonella quintana genomic DNA contains:
- a CDS encoding LPS-assembly protein LptD — protein sequence MKLLTNKRIISTKLSTLTFKSVIGFIILGAPLSCYALAQSFTSFTQNRSQNPVLPLLLSADELIYNRDENTVSAQGNVQIEYDGNKVIAQKVTYNQKTGRIVAQGNVEIVQKDGNKFYSNQIDMTKDFGEGFINALRIDTATNVHFAATSAIRSNSHIIVFENATYTACQPCSYKPDREVPWKIRARKIIWNSTIKKIRFENSRFEIFGVPIAQFPTFELHDPTVKRASGLLAPQFFYADYLGMGIKNSYFWNLAPHYDFTLSSTVYTQQGLLTEGEWRQRFKTGNYNIRFAHIYQIKPQNFDNDTIDAQHKNRYMLATKGDFRINSRWIYGWDILAQSDRHFSRAYKLENYSNPTQISQLYLNGLAGKNYFDMRFYHFKIQDLILNDPDHERHSQQAWVLPRIDYSFTPDESVYTGLLTFHSSMQSIYRRHPDFNSTDWNRHPLNAARLSGIAGNSFRLTNELEWKKRFKTSDGLILTPILSLRADIMTTNTHKNPASHITNDFLSTIRSPALRGMATAGLELRYPFLITLDSSTHIIEPTAQIFIRNDEQYIGQVPNEDAQSFVFDATTLFQRDKFSGYDRIEGGTRANIGLRYSGNFNHDWSLYGLFGQSFHLAGKNSFAEKDFVNVGINSSLEATRSDYVAMFGANHKSGFSLETRERFDKKTGKIRHSEIEASQKWQNFWVGVQYAYIASQPDHEYPQERQEISFQTGLKLANYWSINSHAGYDLVSSTFVKRGISLSYANECFGLTFGYQQVTNPGEKTPLQNFNFSLSLRTIVDIEKKIKSEL from the coding sequence GTGAAACTATTAACAAATAAAAGAATCATTTCAACAAAATTAAGTACACTCACTTTTAAAAGTGTTATTGGCTTTATTATCTTAGGCGCACCTTTATCTTGTTATGCACTTGCGCAAAGTTTTACTTCCTTTACTCAAAATCGTAGCCAAAATCCCGTACTTCCTCTCTTGCTCTCTGCGGATGAACTCATCTACAATCGTGATGAAAATACTGTCTCTGCACAAGGCAATGTCCAAATCGAATATGATGGCAATAAAGTTATAGCCCAAAAAGTCACTTATAATCAAAAAACAGGACGTATCGTAGCACAAGGAAATGTTGAAATTGTTCAAAAAGACGGTAACAAATTTTATTCCAATCAGATTGATATGACCAAAGATTTTGGCGAAGGCTTCATAAATGCCTTACGCATTGATACAGCCACAAATGTCCATTTTGCGGCGACAAGCGCTATACGCAGTAACAGCCACATAATCGTCTTCGAGAATGCCACCTACACAGCCTGTCAACCTTGCTCTTATAAACCGGATAGAGAAGTTCCGTGGAAGATTAGAGCGAGAAAGATCATATGGAATAGTACCATCAAAAAAATTCGATTTGAAAATAGCCGTTTTGAAATTTTTGGTGTACCGATTGCACAGTTTCCAACTTTTGAGCTCCATGATCCAACTGTGAAGCGTGCTAGCGGTCTCCTTGCGCCTCAATTTTTTTATGCTGATTATCTCGGCATGGGCATAAAAAATTCTTACTTTTGGAATCTCGCCCCTCATTACGATTTCACACTTTCTTCTACTGTCTATACCCAACAAGGGCTTTTAACTGAAGGTGAATGGCGTCAACGTTTTAAAACTGGCAATTACAACATTCGCTTCGCTCATATATACCAAATTAAACCACAGAACTTTGACAATGATACAATTGATGCACAGCATAAAAACCGTTATATGCTCGCAACAAAAGGGGATTTTCGTATCAATTCACGCTGGATTTATGGATGGGATATTCTCGCACAGTCCGATCGACATTTTAGTCGTGCCTATAAACTTGAAAACTATAGCAACCCTACACAAATTTCTCAGCTTTATTTGAATGGTCTTGCAGGGAAAAACTATTTTGATATGCGTTTTTACCATTTCAAAATTCAAGATTTGATATTAAATGACCCCGATCATGAACGCCACTCTCAGCAAGCGTGGGTCCTTCCCCGCATCGATTATTCTTTCACACCAGATGAATCAGTTTATACTGGACTGCTCACTTTTCATAGCAGTATGCAATCAATTTATCGTCGTCATCCTGACTTCAACTCGACCGACTGGAACAGACATCCGCTTAACGCTGCTAGGCTTTCTGGTATTGCAGGAAATAGTTTTCGTTTAACAAATGAACTAGAGTGGAAAAAGCGCTTCAAAACATCCGATGGACTCATATTAACCCCTATTCTCTCTTTACGCGCTGATATCATGACAACAAATACACACAAAAACCCTGCTTCTCATATAACAAATGACTTCTTATCAACTATCCGTAGCCCAGCACTTCGTGGCATGGCAACTGCTGGTTTAGAATTACGCTATCCCTTCCTTATTACACTTGACAGTTCTACACATATTATAGAACCAACCGCACAAATTTTTATACGCAATGATGAACAATATATCGGACAAGTCCCTAATGAAGATGCGCAAAGCTTCGTATTTGACGCAACCACTCTCTTTCAACGTGATAAATTCTCTGGTTATGACCGCATAGAAGGTGGAACAAGAGCCAATATAGGTTTAAGATATTCTGGAAATTTTAACCATGATTGGTCTCTTTATGGTCTTTTTGGGCAATCTTTTCATCTTGCAGGGAAAAATTCTTTTGCAGAAAAAGACTTTGTTAATGTAGGTATTAATTCTAGCCTCGAAGCAACACGTTCAGACTATGTTGCAATGTTCGGCGCAAACCATAAAAGCGGTTTTTCTCTAGAAACCCGTGAACGTTTTGATAAGAAAACAGGAAAAATCCGCCATAGTGAAATTGAAGCATCACAGAAATGGCAAAATTTTTGGGTGGGTGTACAATATGCCTATATCGCAAGCCAACCAGATCATGAATATCCACAAGAGCGCCAAGAAATTTCTTTTCAAACTGGCCTTAAACTTGCTAATTATTGGTCTATTAACAGCCATGCCGGTTACGATTTAGTATCCAGTACATTTGTAAAGCGAGGAATCAGCTTGAGTTATGCAAATGAATGTTTTGGGCTAACATTCGGTTATCAGCAAGTAACTAATCCAGGAGAAAAAACACCTTTGCAAAACTTTAATTTTTCTCTTTCATTGCGTACAATTGTAGATATTGAAAAAAAGATAAAATCAGAATTATAA
- a CDS encoding SurA N-terminal domain-containing protein has protein sequence MNKFKKRILALFCIAPLSVSNLLVSGFLISPVFAQTVIVVTVNGNPITNYDIQRRTAFLKLQQKQGNLAAQAKNELINEIVKNIEIKRRNIEVSDNEVESAFENFAMQNNMTVDQLNQILMQNDITVQHFKDYIRGQIGWGRLVNARYQAEIGMVSEQEAVRRILKNGGVKPSTNEYTLQQIIFVIPEHRRSEILERRQREAKSFRAHFQGCANAQKQARGILDVTIRHLGKFLEPQLPREWEQAVRATPAGKMTQLRETTDGIEALAVCKIKRVSDDYVARLIFSLQDNKEKSPEKLEILSEKYLKELRQAAHITNS, from the coding sequence ATGAACAAATTTAAAAAGCGTATTCTTGCTTTATTTTGTATTGCACCGTTGAGCGTAAGCAACCTACTGGTAAGTGGATTTTTAATTTCTCCGGTCTTCGCACAAACTGTCATTGTTGTTACAGTCAATGGTAATCCTATTACAAATTACGATATCCAAAGGCGCACTGCTTTTCTCAAATTACAACAAAAGCAAGGCAATCTTGCTGCGCAAGCTAAAAATGAGCTTATTAATGAAATCGTAAAAAATATCGAAATAAAACGTCGTAATATTGAGGTGAGCGATAATGAAGTTGAGAGCGCTTTTGAGAACTTTGCAATGCAAAATAATATGACCGTTGATCAACTTAACCAGATTCTGATGCAAAATGATATTACCGTGCAACACTTTAAGGATTATATTCGTGGACAAATAGGGTGGGGACGTCTTGTTAATGCACGTTATCAAGCTGAAATTGGTATGGTTAGCGAACAAGAAGCTGTACGCAGAATATTAAAAAATGGTGGTGTAAAACCTTCAACAAACGAATATACCCTACAGCAAATTATTTTCGTTATTCCGGAACATCGCCGTTCAGAAATCCTTGAAAGACGCCAGAGAGAAGCGAAAAGTTTCCGCGCACATTTCCAAGGATGTGCTAATGCCCAAAAACAAGCAAGAGGTATTTTAGATGTTACTATCCGTCACCTAGGAAAGTTTCTGGAACCCCAACTTCCAAGGGAGTGGGAACAAGCTGTCCGTGCAACGCCTGCCGGAAAAATGACCCAGTTACGAGAAACAACTGATGGAATTGAAGCACTTGCTGTCTGCAAAATAAAAAGAGTTTCTGATGATTACGTCGCTCGACTTATATTTTCGCTTCAAGATAATAAAGAAAAAAGCCCGGAAAAACTTGAAATCTTAAGCGAAAAATATTTAAAAGAACTGCGCCAAGCAGCACATATTACAAATTCATAA
- the pdxA gene encoding 4-hydroxythreonine-4-phosphate dehydrogenase PdxA: MATLVVSGGDPAGIGPEIAIKAWNLRVTRQIPSFVLIADPDVIRARAHLLQIDVEVESVLTDNPVKNFQAVLPVIPLKNRQSDRPGLPSRNNTAGIIEAIKRGVQLIQSGYACALVTCPIAKKSLYDAGFEFPGHTEFLSHLAYQTSDKCYHPVMMLSGPQLKTVPITVHIPFNKVPSHLTRHLIIQTALITENDLRTRFKITSPRLAVAGLNPHAGEEGTMGKEDIEIITPAIEYLKNKGLNIVGPLPADTMFHEGARKTYDVALCMYHDQALIPVKTLDFNTTVNITLGLPFIRTSPDHGTAFDIADKGIASPESFIAALKLANQLAENSFIPCQ; the protein is encoded by the coding sequence ATGGCTACACTTGTTGTTAGTGGTGGTGATCCTGCCGGAATTGGTCCTGAAATAGCTATAAAGGCTTGGAATTTGCGTGTTACACGTCAAATTCCATCTTTTGTTCTTATCGCTGATCCAGATGTTATTCGTGCGCGTGCTCATTTGTTACAGATCGATGTTGAAGTGGAATCTGTTTTAACAGATAATCCTGTAAAAAATTTCCAAGCAGTTCTTCCTGTAATACCGTTAAAAAACCGGCAAAGTGATCGACCAGGGTTGCCTTCACGCAACAATACTGCTGGAATAATTGAGGCGATCAAACGTGGGGTTCAGTTGATTCAAAGTGGTTATGCATGTGCACTCGTCACTTGCCCTATTGCAAAAAAAAGCCTTTATGATGCCGGGTTTGAATTTCCAGGACATACAGAATTTCTGTCCCATTTAGCCTATCAAACCTCTGATAAATGCTATCATCCGGTTATGATGTTATCCGGACCTCAATTGAAGACGGTGCCTATTACTGTTCATATTCCATTCAATAAAGTTCCTTCACATCTCACTCGCCATTTAATCATTCAAACAGCACTTATTACTGAAAACGACTTAAGAACGCGATTTAAAATAACTTCACCCCGTCTAGCTGTTGCTGGCCTTAATCCTCATGCTGGAGAAGAAGGCACAATGGGAAAAGAAGATATTGAAATTATCACTCCCGCTATTGAATATCTTAAAAATAAAGGACTCAATATTGTAGGCCCGCTGCCTGCTGATACAATGTTTCACGAAGGTGCAAGAAAAACGTATGATGTTGCTCTGTGCATGTATCATGATCAAGCCCTTATCCCTGTTAAGACATTGGACTTTAATACCACTGTCAATATCACTTTAGGACTCCCTTTTATTCGTACTTCTCCAGATCACGGAACTGCCTTTGATATTGCTGATAAAGGGATAGCCTCTCCCGAAAGTTTTATTGCTGCTCTTAAACTTGCAAATCAACTGGCAGAAAATAGTTTTATACCATGCCAATAG
- the rsmA gene encoding 16S rRNA (adenine(1518)-N(6)/adenine(1519)-N(6))-dimethyltransferase RsmA, with amino-acid sequence MPIDNLPPLREVIDIYGLQAHKSLGQNFLFDLNLTSKIAHQAGNIEGKPVIEVGPGPGGLTRALLAKGALVIAIERDERCIPALLAIEKHYPKKLKLICNDALKQNFSNLFETYPEKPRIIANLPYNIGTQLLLNWLLVEPWPPFYESMTLMFQREVAKRITAKPQSAYYGRLSVLTGWRTTAKIAFDVPPQAFIPAPKITSSVVHIIPRIQPLACSAQKLSFVTKTAFGQRRKMLRQNLKTLGGEMLLAKAGIDGTRRAETLSISEFVTLANLVI; translated from the coding sequence ATGCCAATAGATAATCTACCTCCTCTTCGTGAGGTAATTGATATATATGGATTGCAAGCTCATAAATCCTTGGGCCAAAATTTCCTTTTTGATCTTAATTTAACATCTAAAATTGCTCATCAAGCAGGAAATATAGAAGGAAAACCTGTTATTGAAGTTGGTCCTGGTCCCGGAGGTCTCACACGTGCCTTGCTTGCAAAGGGCGCTCTGGTAATAGCAATAGAGCGTGATGAGCGCTGTATACCAGCTCTCTTAGCGATAGAAAAACACTATCCAAAAAAACTAAAACTTATTTGTAATGATGCACTGAAGCAAAACTTCTCAAACCTTTTTGAAACATATCCAGAAAAACCACGTATTATCGCAAATCTTCCCTATAACATTGGGACACAACTCTTATTAAATTGGCTTTTGGTTGAACCATGGCCTCCTTTTTATGAATCAATGACATTGATGTTTCAACGTGAAGTCGCCAAACGTATTACTGCAAAACCTCAATCTGCCTACTATGGACGTCTTAGTGTCTTAACCGGATGGCGTACCACTGCAAAAATTGCTTTTGATGTGCCTCCTCAAGCCTTTATACCAGCACCCAAAATAACTTCTTCGGTTGTCCATATCATTCCACGAATACAACCTCTCGCCTGTTCCGCACAAAAATTAAGCTTTGTAACAAAAACCGCTTTTGGACAAAGACGAAAAATGCTTCGTCAAAATCTCAAAACACTTGGAGGTGAAATGCTTTTAGCAAAAGCTGGAATTGATGGAACACGCCGAGCTGAAACGCTCTCAATTTCGGAATTTGTGACTTTAGCTAATTTGGTAATCTAA
- the gmk gene encoding guanylate kinase, protein MTFFESELSAKKRDQRRGFLFILSSPSGAGKSTLSRLLLKDAKLERSVSVTTRQRRPSEVDGFHYHFVSKQEFECKRDGDEFIEWAEVHGNYYGTLRKSVENALSAGRDILFDIDYQGTEQLQKKMPGNTVSIFILPPSMKELILRLHRRAEDSQDVINLRLKNAQTEMRHWRFYDYVVINKDLNQSASLIKSIYLAETARRKRCSFLESFVDRLIDEKIN, encoded by the coding sequence ATGACATTCTTTGAAAGTGAATTGAGTGCTAAAAAAAGAGATCAGCGTCGTGGTTTTTTATTTATTCTCTCTTCACCTTCAGGAGCTGGTAAATCAACCCTTTCACGGTTACTTCTGAAGGATGCAAAATTAGAGCGCTCCGTGAGTGTGACGACACGGCAAAGACGTCCTAGTGAGGTGGATGGTTTTCATTATCATTTTGTTTCAAAGCAAGAGTTTGAATGCAAGCGTGATGGTGATGAATTTATTGAATGGGCAGAAGTTCATGGAAATTATTACGGAACTTTACGTAAAAGCGTTGAAAACGCTTTAAGTGCTGGTCGAGATATTTTATTTGATATTGATTATCAAGGCACCGAGCAGCTTCAAAAAAAGATGCCAGGGAATACCGTATCTATTTTTATTCTTCCACCATCAATGAAAGAACTCATTTTGCGTTTACATCGTCGGGCGGAAGATAGCCAGGATGTCATCAATTTACGATTGAAGAATGCACAAACGGAAATGCGGCATTGGCGTTTTTATGATTATGTTGTCATTAATAAGGATTTAAATCAGTCTGCATCACTTATTAAATCAATTTATTTAGCTGAAACAGCGAGACGCAAGCGATGTTCCTTTCTTGAATCTTTTGTTGATCGGCTGATTGATGAAAAGATTAATTAA
- the mltG gene encoding endolytic transglycosylase MltG: MSDVKNRKPLKDVNDSSLDYLADNNDILVHKKRKKSFIVRNPLVILGHFFLMLLVVVLLSISVPLYIGKSIFEGKGTFEEEQIILINPGTGIREIASLLEKNGLIRSSDVFVYAVGYHQKTTRLKAGEYLIPAYASMRDIMDILVKGKSIEYTFTVPEGLTVQQVFDRLAANEILIGDLPKVLPPEGSLMTDTVHFIRGTTRKEIIKRLREGQTKLINTIWAMRSPDLPIKSIDEFVILASIVEKETRIAAERPKVAAVFYNRLAKHMRLQSDPTVIYGLFGGKGMPSGRPIYRSDLEKETPYNTYKIDGLPPTAIANPSRDSLKAVAHSPSSDLLYFVADGSGGHVFSRTLEEHNMNVRKWRALKQTR, from the coding sequence ATGTCCGATGTGAAAAATAGAAAACCATTAAAGGATGTAAATGACTCCTCTTTGGATTATTTAGCAGATAATAATGATATATTGGTACATAAAAAACGAAAGAAGTCATTTATCGTACGTAATCCGTTGGTCATTCTCGGTCATTTTTTTCTAATGCTGCTTGTGGTTGTTCTTTTGAGTATAAGTGTTCCTCTTTATATTGGAAAAAGTATTTTTGAAGGGAAGGGAACATTTGAGGAAGAGCAAATTATTCTTATTAATCCTGGGACAGGGATTCGTGAAATCGCTTCATTGCTTGAAAAAAATGGTCTCATTCGATCATCGGATGTTTTTGTCTATGCAGTTGGTTATCATCAAAAAACAACGCGTCTTAAGGCCGGTGAATATTTAATTCCAGCTTATGCTTCGATGCGAGATATTATGGATATCCTTGTGAAAGGCAAATCTATTGAATATACGTTCACGGTACCAGAAGGTTTGACGGTTCAACAAGTCTTTGATCGATTAGCTGCAAATGAAATTTTGATTGGGGATCTCCCAAAAGTTTTGCCTCCAGAAGGCAGTTTGATGACGGATACTGTTCATTTTATTCGGGGCACAACGCGCAAAGAAATTATAAAAAGGCTGCGTGAGGGACAGACAAAATTAATTAATACTATATGGGCTATGCGCTCACCTGATTTACCAATCAAATCCATTGATGAATTTGTTATATTGGCATCGATTGTTGAGAAAGAAACAAGAATTGCAGCAGAGAGACCAAAAGTTGCTGCGGTGTTTTATAACCGTCTTGCAAAACATATGCGTTTGCAATCTGATCCAACGGTAATTTATGGTCTCTTCGGTGGAAAAGGAATGCCTTCTGGACGCCCAATTTACCGTTCAGATCTTGAGAAGGAAACACCATATAATACTTATAAAATTGATGGTTTGCCGCCAACAGCTATTGCAAATCCAAGTCGTGATTCTTTGAAAGCGGTAGCGCATTCACCAAGCAGTGATCTGCTCTATTTTGTAGCTGATGGTTCGGGAGGGCATGTTTTTTCTAGGACTTTGGAGGAACATAATATGAATGTTCGTAAGTGGCGTGCATTAAAGCAAACACGTTAA
- the fabF gene encoding beta-ketoacyl-ACP synthase II: MRRVVVTGLGLVSPLAANVEYSWKRLLERESGVRRITEFDVSDLPCQIAARIPLGDGTNGTYNADLHMEPKEQRKVDAFIVYAMAAADQALADAEWFPKSDEDQISTGVLIGSGIGGIEGIVEAGYTLRDKGPRRVSPFFIPGRLINLASGYVSIKYGLRGPNHSVVTACSTGAHAIGDAARLIVLGDADVMLAGGTESPINRISLAGFAACRALSTCRNDDPERASRPYDVDRDGFVMGEGAAIVVLEELEHAKRRGARIYAELIGYGLSGDAYHITAPSESGEGAQRSMMAALKRAQVNVSELDYINAHGTSTMADVIELAAVERVLGHYAAQVSMSSTKSSVGHLLGAAGAAEAIFCILAIRDSIAPATLNLDNPSIKTKIDLVPHKPRERKIDTILSNSFGFGGTNASLVMRRFRG; this comes from the coding sequence ATGAGACGTGTTGTTGTTACTGGTTTAGGATTGGTTTCTCCATTAGCTGCTAATGTCGAATATAGTTGGAAACGCCTTCTTGAAAGGGAAAGTGGTGTTCGGCGCATTACTGAATTCGATGTATCGGATTTACCGTGCCAGATTGCTGCACGTATCCCCTTAGGGGATGGAACAAATGGTACATATAATGCTGATTTGCATATGGAACCCAAAGAGCAGCGTAAGGTTGATGCATTTATTGTTTATGCAATGGCTGCTGCTGACCAAGCACTTGCAGATGCTGAGTGGTTTCCTAAGAGTGATGAAGATCAGATTTCCACAGGTGTGTTAATTGGTTCGGGTATTGGTGGCATTGAAGGCATTGTTGAGGCAGGTTATACGCTTCGTGATAAAGGTCCACGGCGTGTTTCTCCTTTTTTTATTCCAGGGCGTTTGATTAATCTTGCTTCTGGCTATGTGTCTATTAAATATGGTTTGCGCGGCCCTAATCATTCGGTTGTAACGGCTTGTTCGACAGGTGCGCATGCCATTGGTGATGCAGCACGTTTGATTGTGCTCGGTGATGCAGATGTAATGCTAGCAGGTGGCACTGAATCTCCGATAAATCGAATATCTCTTGCTGGTTTTGCTGCTTGTAGAGCTCTTTCTACTTGTCGTAATGATGATCCTGAACGGGCGTCACGCCCTTATGACGTTGATCGTGATGGTTTTGTGATGGGTGAGGGAGCGGCGATAGTTGTTTTAGAAGAGCTTGAACATGCAAAAAGACGGGGTGCGCGTATTTATGCTGAGCTGATAGGTTATGGCTTATCGGGTGATGCTTACCACATTACAGCACCTTCAGAGAGTGGCGAAGGTGCGCAGCGTAGTATGATGGCTGCTCTCAAGCGTGCACAAGTGAATGTGAGTGAACTTGATTACATTAATGCCCACGGTACATCGACGATGGCTGATGTTATAGAGTTGGCAGCTGTTGAGCGTGTTTTGGGCCACTATGCAGCACAAGTGTCCATGTCATCAACAAAGTCATCTGTGGGGCATTTGCTTGGTGCCGCAGGTGCAGCTGAGGCTATTTTTTGTATTTTAGCCATACGAGATAGTATAGCTCCGGCGACACTCAATCTTGATAATCCATCGATTAAAACAAAAATCGATCTTGTCCCACACAAACCACGCGAACGAAAGATTGATACGATTCTTTCCAATTCCTTTGGGTTTGGTGGAACAAATGCATCTTTAGTGATGCGACGTTTCAGGGGATAA
- a CDS encoding acyl carrier protein: MSDTVERVKKIIVEHLGVNADKVVENASFIDDLGADSLDTVELVMAFEEEFGVEIPDEAAETIFTVGDAVKFIDKASA, translated from the coding sequence ATGAGTGATACAGTAGAGCGCGTTAAGAAAATTATTGTGGAGCATCTTGGGGTTAATGCAGATAAGGTAGTAGAAAATGCAAGCTTTATCGATGATCTGGGAGCAGATAGCCTTGATACGGTTGAGCTCGTTATGGCTTTTGAAGAAGAATTTGGTGTAGAAATCCCAGATGAAGCCGCTGAAACGATTTTCACAGTTGGTGATGCAGTAAAGTTTATCGATAAAGCTTCTGCATGA
- the fabG gene encoding 3-oxoacyl-[acyl-carrier-protein] reductase, with translation MFKLIGRKALVTGATGEIGEAIARCFHAQGAIVGLHGTREDKLKEVAADLGRDVFVFPANLSERESIKQLAEAAEREMGGVDILVNNAGITRDGLFVRMQDQDWDDVLAINLTAASTLTRELIHSMMRRRYGRIINITSVVGVVGNPGQTNYCAAKAGLIGFSKALAQEIASRNITVNCIAPGFIKSAMTDKLNEKQKEAIMAVIPMKRMGIGREIAFSAVYLASDEAAYVTGQTLHINGGMAMI, from the coding sequence ATGTTTAAATTAATAGGTCGTAAAGCTCTTGTGACGGGAGCAACGGGAGAAATTGGTGAGGCAATTGCGCGTTGTTTCCATGCCCAAGGAGCAATTGTTGGGCTCCATGGAACGCGTGAAGACAAGCTTAAAGAAGTGGCTGCAGATCTAGGACGAGATGTTTTTGTGTTTCCTGCTAATCTTTCTGAGCGTGAGTCCATTAAGCAATTGGCTGAAGCAGCAGAAAGAGAAATGGGAGGTGTTGATATCCTGGTTAACAATGCTGGAATCACCCGAGATGGTCTTTTTGTACGTATGCAGGATCAAGACTGGGATGATGTTTTAGCGATCAACCTAACAGCTGCTTCTACTTTGACGCGTGAATTAATACATTCTATGATGCGGCGTCGCTATGGAAGAATTATTAACATAACATCTGTTGTTGGTGTTGTTGGCAACCCTGGACAAACGAATTATTGTGCAGCAAAAGCCGGTTTGATAGGTTTTTCTAAAGCATTGGCGCAAGAAATTGCTTCACGAAATATCACTGTCAATTGTATTGCTCCAGGATTTATTAAGTCCGCAATGACTGACAAACTTAATGAAAAGCAAAAAGAAGCCATTATGGCTGTGATTCCAATGAAGCGTATGGGAATAGGGCGCGAAATAGCTTTTTCTGCTGTTTATTTAGCGAGCGATGAAGCGGCATATGTGACGGGTCAGACACTTCATATCAATGGCGGAATGGCAATGATTTGA
- the fabD gene encoding ACP S-malonyltransferase, with the protein MVAAFTFPGQGSQLIGMGKALTKQFVAARMVFEEVDDALGEKLSDIIFEGPADVLTLTANAQPALMAVSIAVIRVMEQLGLNIETKVKFVAGHSLGEYSALCAVGTFSLTDTARLLRIRGNAMQAAVAIGEGSMAALIGLDEKDVEKICQTVSGEGICQIANDNGGGQIVISGKTKAVEKAIEIASKKGAKHALLLPVSAPFHSDLMQPAAVAMKNALLTVNKTAPIVPLVANVSVTPESDPERIVALLVHQVTGRVRWRETIEWIGANGVDMLFEVGSGKVLTGLARRINKDIKGLTVGTAEEIEAALKVLGV; encoded by the coding sequence ATGGTGGCAGCTTTTACTTTTCCAGGGCAGGGGAGTCAGCTTATTGGTATGGGCAAAGCGCTTACAAAGCAATTTGTTGCAGCGCGGATGGTTTTTGAGGAGGTGGATGATGCTTTAGGTGAGAAATTATCAGATATCATTTTTGAAGGGCCAGCAGATGTTTTAACGTTAACAGCAAATGCGCAACCCGCATTGATGGCTGTGTCCATAGCAGTTATTCGTGTGATGGAACAATTAGGGCTTAATATAGAAACAAAGGTAAAATTTGTTGCAGGCCATTCTTTAGGCGAATATTCAGCTCTTTGTGCTGTTGGTACATTTAGTCTTACTGATACGGCAAGGCTTTTGCGAATTCGTGGAAATGCTATGCAGGCTGCTGTTGCTATTGGTGAAGGCTCTATGGCAGCACTTATTGGTTTGGATGAGAAAGATGTGGAAAAGATTTGCCAAACTGTTTCTGGGGAAGGAATCTGCCAAATTGCTAATGATAATGGTGGTGGACAAATTGTGATTTCAGGTAAAACAAAAGCGGTTGAAAAAGCGATAGAGATTGCGTCAAAAAAAGGTGCTAAACATGCACTTCTTCTTCCAGTTTCTGCGCCTTTTCATTCAGACTTAATGCAACCTGCTGCTGTTGCCATGAAGAATGCACTTTTGACTGTTAACAAAACCGCTCCAATTGTTCCTCTTGTTGCCAATGTTTCTGTTACACCAGAGAGCGATCCAGAGCGTATTGTTGCGCTTCTTGTCCATCAAGTGACCGGGAGAGTGCGATGGCGTGAGACGATAGAGTGGATTGGTGCTAATGGGGTTGATATGCTTTTTGAAGTTGGTTCTGGGAAGGTATTAACCGGTTTAGCGCGTCGTATTAATAAAGATATAAAGGGATTAACAGTTGGGACAGCAGAGGAAATAGAAGCAGCACTAAAGGTGCTTGGTGTTTAA